A DNA window from Nitrospira sp. contains the following coding sequences:
- a CDS encoding ATP synthase subunit delta (MaGe:77310992), with the protein MIKTAVARRYAKALFELLDSSTIEAMRGTLNGLSQAMRESVSLRHVVASPVFGIDEKIAALTDVGGRFGCPSVGKAFIGQLVKKNRIGFLPEIADAFGRLVDQSKGTQQVTVSSAVALPPAEQDRIKTRLRDTLKRDVDVTFQTDASYLAGLQISIGSTVVDSTVRGRLRAMQSLLTKE; encoded by the coding sequence GTGATTAAGACAGCAGTTGCGCGACGTTACGCCAAAGCCCTCTTCGAGCTTCTCGATTCCTCCACCATCGAAGCGATGCGGGGTACGCTCAATGGTTTATCGCAAGCCATGCGGGAGTCCGTCTCGCTCCGGCATGTGGTGGCGTCTCCGGTGTTCGGCATAGATGAAAAAATTGCCGCGTTGACCGATGTCGGTGGGCGATTTGGATGCCCCTCGGTTGGCAAGGCATTTATCGGACAGCTGGTGAAGAAAAATCGAATCGGATTTCTGCCGGAAATCGCCGATGCCTTCGGGCGGCTCGTGGATCAATCCAAAGGCACGCAGCAAGTGACGGTGTCGAGCGCCGTCGCGCTCCCACCGGCAGAACAAGACCGTATTAAAACGCGTCTGCGCGACACTCTGAAGCGCGACGTGGATGTCACGTTTCAGACCGACGCCAGTTACCTCGCGGGCCTGCAGATTTCTATCGGCAGCACGGTCGTGGATAGCACCGTCCGAGGTCGCTTGCGCGCCATGCAGAGCCTGTTGACGAAGGAGTAG
- a CDS encoding Mechanosensitive ion channel protein MscS (MaGe:77310993) — protein sequence MDIVMEYAMKYGLQALVAIGIFSAGLLLARWAGKLMQQALERQTLEPPVRMLLVRIVKIIVLLFTTVIALEALGVPIAPLVAGIGVAGVGIGLALQGVLSNVMAGLSIIFTKPYKVGEHISLLGVHGDVVMIDIFSTILMHSDRSRVVIPNRKVVGEILHNFGTIRQLQVTVEVSYKADLNRALAIIREIVDSHVHVLKDPQAGVGVSQLGQPAITLAVSPWTQVEHYGSLQGELRKAIVERFCEAQIEFPSPVQIVLAR from the coding sequence ATGGATATCGTGATGGAATACGCGATGAAGTACGGTCTGCAGGCGCTCGTGGCGATCGGGATTTTCTCGGCTGGCCTCTTGCTCGCCCGCTGGGCCGGCAAGTTGATGCAGCAGGCGCTGGAGCGGCAGACGCTGGAGCCGCCCGTGCGGATGCTGCTCGTCCGCATCGTGAAAATCATCGTGCTGTTGTTCACGACCGTCATCGCCTTGGAAGCGCTGGGGGTGCCGATTGCGCCGCTGGTCGCGGGCATCGGCGTGGCCGGCGTGGGAATCGGCCTGGCGCTGCAAGGTGTCTTGAGCAATGTCATGGCGGGACTCTCGATCATCTTTACGAAGCCGTACAAAGTCGGCGAGCACATCTCCTTGCTGGGCGTTCATGGGGATGTCGTGATGATCGATATTTTCTCCACCATTCTCATGCATTCCGACCGCTCGCGCGTCGTCATTCCGAACCGCAAGGTGGTGGGAGAAATTCTGCACAACTTCGGCACGATCCGGCAGTTGCAGGTCACGGTGGAGGTGTCTTACAAAGCCGACCTGAATCGAGCGCTGGCGATCATTCGCGAAATCGTGGACAGTCACGTGCATGTGCTCAAAGATCCGCAGGCGGGAGTCGGGGTGAGCCAATTGGGGCAGCCGGCCATCACCCTTGCCGTGAGCCCTTGGACGCAGGTCGAGCACTACGGATCGTTGCAGGGCGAACTCCGCAAGGCGATCGTCGAGCGGTTTTGTGAGGCGCAAATCGAGTTTCCCTCGCCCGTGCAGATCGTGCTTGCCAGGTGA